A single genomic interval of uncultured Desulfobacter sp. harbors:
- a CDS encoding PAS domain S-box protein — MLKSLFKKIKALRDSAANNNRLNSEEELYSAFNAMKSVVWIIDKDHYILKSNKAAERLFNQSNLDIIGKKCWTIVHGTDQPIKECPILKASQSLQQESIEIQLNERWFEVVVDPILNDRGKPSKYIHIITDITESKLISDKLERSEQLLANAQRLAKTGGWEWNVEQQKMYWTKELYRLHGLEPSQFETGSPAHINASLECYNTEDQTKILDAFHRCEAEGIAYELEFEIQKPSGKKLWIKTIAEPVWKGDKVEKVIGNVIDITESKLAKAELFEQSERIKTFFDSINDAIFIHPLKQEGFEPFVEVNDIACKRYGYTYDELMNLSAPEITVTSDVNEHTKPNYRKKMLEKGQLFFETSHIKKSGETFPVEINANIFHQNEKPYILAVVRDITDRKNMEELRIQNWHLKKQESLSRMAGAIAHHFNNHLMAIMGNLELSLKLIELGKSPLKNIEKTIQVAQKASKINGLMITYLGKNTSEKMQMDMGKVCSMTLPLLRASFSVNIILETDFPTQGPMIYGDVNQIQQLVTNLVTNGAESYQKQGTIHLSLKTVLADEIPKKHRFPVDWIPDQNEYACLEVADSGCGIEEQNIEKIFDPFFSTKATGRGLDLPVVLGIAQANNGVITVKSKCGEGSTFRFFTPVKTKLNS, encoded by the coding sequence TTGTTAAAATCATTATTTAAAAAAATTAAAGCGTTAAGGGATTCTGCAGCTAACAATAACAGATTAAATTCCGAAGAAGAATTGTATTCTGCTTTCAACGCTATGAAGTCTGTCGTGTGGATTATTGACAAAGATCACTATATCTTGAAATCCAACAAGGCTGCCGAGCGTTTATTCAATCAAAGCAATTTAGACATAATCGGTAAAAAATGCTGGACAATTGTGCATGGTACTGACCAACCGATTAAAGAGTGCCCTATTTTAAAAGCCAGCCAAAGTTTACAACAAGAATCTATAGAAATCCAACTTAATGAGAGATGGTTTGAGGTCGTTGTAGACCCGATTTTGAATGATAGGGGAAAGCCCTCAAAGTATATTCACATCATCACTGATATTACAGAAAGTAAACTGATATCTGATAAATTAGAACGCAGCGAACAACTGCTTGCCAATGCTCAACGCTTGGCAAAAACCGGGGGATGGGAATGGAATGTAGAACAACAAAAAATGTATTGGACAAAAGAGTTGTACCGGCTGCATGGATTGGAGCCCAGTCAGTTTGAAACTGGTTCACCTGCCCATATTAACGCAAGTCTTGAATGCTATAATACTGAAGATCAAACTAAAATATTGGATGCTTTCCATAGATGTGAAGCAGAAGGAATTGCTTATGAACTTGAGTTTGAAATTCAAAAACCGTCAGGGAAAAAACTATGGATTAAAACTATAGCCGAACCTGTTTGGAAAGGTGATAAAGTTGAAAAAGTCATCGGCAATGTTATAGATATTACCGAATCTAAATTGGCGAAGGCTGAACTTTTCGAACAATCGGAAAGAATAAAGACTTTTTTCGATTCCATCAATGACGCCATATTTATCCATCCTTTGAAGCAAGAGGGTTTTGAGCCGTTTGTAGAAGTTAATGACATAGCTTGTAAGCGATATGGGTATACCTATGATGAGTTAATGAATCTTTCGGCACCTGAGATAACAGTCACGTCTGATGTTAATGAGCATACCAAACCCAATTATAGAAAAAAAATGCTTGAAAAAGGGCAGCTTTTTTTTGAAACATCTCATATAAAAAAATCAGGTGAGACATTTCCCGTTGAAATAAATGCAAATATCTTCCATCAAAATGAAAAACCTTACATTCTTGCCGTTGTTCGGGATATTACAGATCGAAAAAATATGGAAGAACTGCGGATTCAAAATTGGCATCTCAAAAAACAGGAAAGTCTTAGCCGCATGGCAGGTGCAATTGCTCACCACTTCAACAATCACCTGATGGCGATCATGGGGAATCTGGAATTGAGTCTTAAATTAATTGAACTGGGCAAATCCCCTCTTAAAAACATAGAAAAGACCATACAAGTTGCGCAAAAGGCATCCAAAATCAATGGGTTGATGATTACCTATCTTGGAAAAAACACTTCTGAAAAAATGCAAATGGATATGGGCAAGGTCTGTAGTATGACCCTGCCGCTTCTTCGCGCCTCATTCTCGGTAAATATTATTCTGGAAACCGATTTTCCAACCCAGGGCCCCATGATCTATGGAGATGTGAATCAGATTCAGCAGCTTGTCACCAACCTTGTTACCAATGGCGCAGAATCCTATCAAAAACAAGGCACCATCCATCTTAGTTTAAAGACTGTTCTCGCCGACGAAATACCCAAAAAGCATCGCTTCCCTGTGGATTGGATACCCGACCAGAATGAATATGCCTGTCTGGAGGTAGCCGACTCTGGTTGTGGAATTGAGGAACAAAATATAGAGAAAATATTCGATCCGTTTTTTTCGACCAAGGCAACAGGAAGAGGGCTGGATTTACCTGTTGTCTTAGGGATTGCACAAGCAAACAATGGCGTCATTACCGTAAAAAGCAAATGCGGTGAGGGGAGTACTTTTCGGTTCTTTACCCCTGTGAAGACAAAGCTAAATTCATAA
- a CDS encoding ParB/RepB/Spo0J family partition protein yields MELNTTFVNPDILATGQPFEKLFPIQKETLAAISQDMEINGFDPVFPLVVWKEKNVLVDGHTRFAAARNMHLDQVPVVYKSFEDEDDALLYSFHAQRNRRNMSDDDIVKCLALLDVIHKKEEKEQKTTRKVENETRAKELGISPQKVDKARKVMEHGSPDIQEQVQSGEKSINKAFNEVQAQRRESGEIRGKKTDGLGISAKYTQSLGKFLKELTRIRENGWQEVSQEKAVADIEAILDLIRD; encoded by the coding sequence ATGGAATTAAACACAACGTTTGTAAACCCTGACATTTTAGCCACCGGGCAACCCTTTGAAAAACTGTTCCCCATCCAGAAGGAGACCTTGGCTGCCATAAGCCAGGACATGGAAATAAATGGGTTTGATCCGGTATTTCCCCTGGTGGTCTGGAAAGAAAAAAATGTTCTCGTGGATGGCCACACCCGATTTGCAGCGGCCAGAAACATGCACCTGGATCAGGTACCGGTAGTATATAAATCCTTTGAGGACGAGGATGACGCCTTGCTCTACAGCTTTCATGCCCAGCGGAACCGGCGCAACATGTCTGATGATGATATCGTAAAATGTCTGGCGCTTTTGGATGTTATACACAAAAAAGAGGAAAAAGAACAAAAAACCACACGCAAGGTGGAAAACGAAACCCGGGCCAAAGAATTGGGCATCAGCCCCCAAAAGGTAGACAAAGCCAGAAAGGTCATGGAACACGGTAGCCCGGATATCCAGGAACAAGTTCAGTCCGGGGAAAAATCCATTAACAAAGCCTTTAACGAAGTCCAGGCCCAGCGCCGTGAAAGTGGTGAAATCCGAGGCAAGAAGACTGACGGACTCGGGATTTCGGCAAAATACACCCAGTCCCTGGGAAAATTTCTCAAAGAGCTGACCCGCATCCGGGAAAACGGATGGCAGGAAGTCAGCCAGGAGAAAGCCGTTGCTGATATTGAAGCAATCCTTGACCTGATCAGGGATTAA